One Gimesia aquarii DNA segment encodes these proteins:
- the tilS gene encoding tRNA lysidine(34) synthetase TilS, which yields MNQFVQAVKQGLLECEGRVESESLKDINASPPTSILENRILIAVSGGADSVALMQALHQLSNSSYTASLTVAHFNHGLRGNRSDTDAKWLKTECERLAIPFVYEKQELSRLQQESGEGLEELCRKVRYDFLVRMAQENQCTRIAIAHTCDDQAETVLHHIIRGTGISGLKGIPRIRHLQKGIFLIRPLLEISRGEILNYLKICSQEFRQDETNSDVKFTRNRIRHELLPFLKKELNSNVIQALNRLSHQADEVSTLIDEQAEQILTAATLDKNQEIWRLDCDVFKNTPDYIIRQCFLKIWQRMDWPRKRMGFDHWQRLLKLSRSDQKLNLPDGINAERRERLLILRRLKAPTL from the coding sequence ATGAACCAGTTTGTTCAAGCAGTAAAACAGGGGTTACTTGAATGTGAAGGGCGGGTTGAATCAGAATCCCTAAAAGATATTAACGCAAGTCCACCTACTTCTATTTTAGAAAATCGCATTCTGATCGCTGTCTCAGGAGGAGCAGACAGTGTTGCTTTAATGCAAGCATTACACCAATTAAGCAATTCATCCTACACTGCTTCGTTAACCGTGGCGCATTTCAATCATGGCTTGAGAGGAAATCGCTCGGACACTGATGCGAAATGGCTCAAAACCGAATGTGAGCGGTTGGCAATCCCTTTTGTTTATGAAAAACAGGAACTAAGCCGTCTTCAACAAGAATCGGGTGAAGGTTTAGAAGAACTCTGCAGAAAGGTGCGGTACGACTTTTTAGTCCGCATGGCCCAGGAAAATCAGTGCACACGAATTGCCATTGCACATACATGCGACGATCAAGCTGAGACTGTCTTGCACCATATTATCAGAGGTACTGGAATCTCAGGTCTCAAAGGAATCCCTCGTATTCGCCATTTGCAGAAGGGAATTTTTTTAATCCGTCCTCTACTCGAAATCAGCCGCGGAGAAATACTCAACTATTTAAAAATATGCTCTCAAGAATTTCGACAAGATGAAACTAACTCTGATGTCAAATTCACTCGAAACCGCATACGACACGAATTATTACCTTTCTTAAAAAAAGAACTGAATTCAAACGTAATTCAAGCATTAAACCGGCTCTCTCATCAGGCCGATGAAGTGAGCACGCTTATTGATGAACAAGCGGAGCAGATATTGACTGCCGCAACCTTAGACAAAAATCAGGAAATATGGCGATTAGATTGCGATGTTTTTAAAAATACTCCAGACTATATCATTCGACAATGTTTTCTAAAAATATGGCAAAGAATGGATTGGCCACGAAAACGAATGGGCTTTGATCACTGGCAAAGATTGTTAAAACTCTCCAGGTCGGATCAGAAATTAAATCTGCCGGACGGAATCAATGCAGAGCGCCGTGAACGACTACTTATTTTACGCAGGTTGAAAGCCCCCACTTTATAG
- a CDS encoding MFS transporter: protein MNNNKPLFIASFMTLIAAGVGFAIRGGILADWGAQYGFTKLELGTITGGGLVGFGIVILLASLITDNVGYKPILLLAFILHVLSALVTFAATPIFESVGKDGTYWCLYVGMFMFAVANGLCEAVINPLVATLYPKQKTHYLNILHAGWPGGLIIGGIIAAIYGNLKETIPGLRWEIPMAVFLIPTLIYGFIVIKEKFPLSEAKSAGVSYGQMLMTFASPLLIFLLFLHACVGYVELGTDSWIASITDSILTGQGLILFVYASLIMFVLRFFAGPIVERINPLGLLCVSACFGAVGLYMIGSFEAAYMIWIAVTVYGLGKTFLWPTMLGVVGERFPQGGAITMGAMGGIGMLSAGLLGGPGIGYNQDYYATKDLEKLSPQAYERYSVAEKSGFLFLPKIKGLDGAKVSVLNNDGKDLEETVTQLKKEGKTDKNITALNEWWQGAKKYASEDKEPVDEAGIYGGRMALKCTALVPLIMAIGYFILVLYFRSKGGYQVEVLHGEEPIGEHYTGGIEGPIE from the coding sequence ATGAATAACAATAAACCACTGTTTATTGCGAGCTTTATGACACTCATTGCCGCCGGCGTGGGTTTCGCAATCCGAGGAGGTATCCTGGCGGACTGGGGTGCCCAATACGGTTTTACTAAACTGGAACTGGGAACAATTACTGGAGGTGGCCTTGTTGGTTTCGGAATTGTGATTCTGTTAGCCAGCCTCATTACCGACAATGTTGGTTACAAACCAATCTTGCTGTTGGCTTTTATATTACATGTACTTTCTGCATTAGTGACTTTTGCGGCAACTCCGATTTTCGAATCCGTAGGTAAGGATGGAACTTACTGGTGTCTCTACGTTGGTATGTTTATGTTTGCTGTTGCCAATGGTCTCTGTGAAGCGGTAATTAATCCGCTCGTTGCCACTCTCTACCCTAAACAGAAAACCCACTACCTAAATATTTTACATGCGGGCTGGCCTGGCGGATTGATTATTGGTGGAATCATCGCCGCAATATATGGTAATTTAAAAGAAACGATTCCCGGACTCCGCTGGGAAATACCTATGGCGGTCTTTTTGATTCCGACTCTGATTTATGGATTCATTGTCATTAAAGAAAAGTTCCCACTTTCGGAGGCCAAATCTGCCGGCGTAAGTTACGGACAGATGCTGATGACATTTGCCAGTCCATTACTTATATTCTTACTCTTCTTACATGCTTGTGTGGGATATGTAGAGCTAGGAACTGATAGCTGGATTGCGAGTATTACAGATTCTATTCTGACTGGTCAGGGGCTGATTCTATTCGTTTATGCATCCCTGATCATGTTTGTCCTGCGATTCTTTGCTGGCCCGATTGTAGAAAGAATTAACCCGCTGGGTCTGCTCTGTGTGAGTGCATGCTTTGGCGCTGTTGGCTTATACATGATTGGCTCTTTTGAAGCTGCTTATATGATCTGGATCGCGGTCACCGTGTATGGTCTAGGAAAAACTTTTCTCTGGCCAACCATGCTTGGTGTCGTTGGCGAACGTTTCCCTCAAGGGGGCGCGATTACGATGGGAGCGATGGGCGGTATTGGAATGCTTTCCGCCGGTCTCTTGGGTGGTCCTGGAATTGGTTATAATCAAGACTATTACGCTACCAAAGATCTGGAAAAACTCTCACCTCAAGCGTATGAACGGTATTCCGTCGCAGAGAAAAGTGGCTTCTTGTTTTTGCCCAAGATTAAAGGGCTCGATGGAGCCAAAGTAAGTGTTCTTAATAACGATGGCAAAGATTTGGAAGAAACCGTCACACAACTAAAAAAAGAAGGCAAAACGGATAAAAATATTACCGCACTTAATGAATGGTGGCAGGGTGCAAAGAAATATGCTTCTGAAGACAAGGAGCCTGTAGATGAAGCAGGGATCTATGGTGGTCGTATGGCATTGAAATGTACGGCGTTAGTGCCTCTGATCATGGCCATTGGTTACTTTATTCTCGTCTTATACTTCCGCTCCAAGGGTGGATATCAGGTTGAGGTTCTCCACGGTGAAGAACCCATCGGAGAGCATTATACTGGCGGTATTGAAGGCCCCATCGAATAA
- a CDS encoding threonine synthase, translating into MHDSFPETPTFVTHLECGMERDHYAADQLHGLSQAGKPLLVKYDLNQIALSVSQADLASRPANLWRYREFLPVRKSENIVSLGEIQTPLIPAPNLQGGKGSIWIKDEGRLPTGSFKARGLCMAVSMAKELGVTKVAMPTNGNAGSALAAYGTRAGMKSYIFCPEDTPEINVREIAAQGAQVWRVNGLINDCGKIVAQGKESVGWFDFSTLKEPYRIEGKKTMGLELADQMGWQVPDVIFYPTGGGTGLIGMWKAFNELKEIGWLTGKLPRMVAVQASGCAPMVKAYDEGKEHADLWENAHTVAAGIRVPVAVGDFLILRAVRESQGFATAVDDAQITAALDEVSRQEGFLMCPEGAATYAAYKQELISGRISPDESAVLFNCASGLKYELPPADQSIDITQPIDFSLFT; encoded by the coding sequence ATGCACGATTCGTTCCCGGAGACTCCTACTTTTGTAACCCATCTTGAATGTGGCATGGAACGCGACCACTATGCAGCCGATCAATTGCACGGTCTTTCACAGGCAGGAAAACCACTACTGGTTAAATACGATTTAAACCAAATTGCACTGTCAGTCTCTCAAGCGGACCTGGCAAGCCGCCCAGCAAATCTCTGGCGTTACCGAGAATTCCTGCCGGTTCGTAAATCAGAAAATATTGTCAGTTTGGGAGAAATTCAAACTCCGTTGATCCCTGCTCCGAATTTGCAGGGTGGTAAAGGTTCAATCTGGATCAAAGATGAAGGTCGACTTCCCACCGGTTCGTTTAAAGCACGCGGACTTTGTATGGCAGTCTCAATGGCGAAAGAGCTTGGCGTTACAAAAGTAGCCATGCCCACAAATGGTAATGCCGGCTCAGCACTAGCTGCCTACGGAACACGTGCCGGTATGAAGTCTTATATATTCTGCCCAGAAGATACCCCCGAAATCAATGTGCGTGAGATTGCCGCGCAAGGTGCACAGGTCTGGCGGGTCAACGGATTGATCAATGACTGTGGCAAGATCGTTGCACAGGGAAAAGAATCTGTAGGCTGGTTTGATTTCTCAACACTCAAAGAACCCTATCGTATTGAAGGTAAAAAAACGATGGGCCTGGAACTAGCTGACCAGATGGGATGGCAGGTTCCCGATGTCATTTTTTATCCCACCGGCGGCGGAACCGGCCTGATCGGCATGTGGAAAGCTTTTAACGAGCTTAAAGAAATTGGCTGGCTGACAGGAAAACTGCCTCGTATGGTTGCCGTCCAGGCGAGTGGATGCGCTCCAATGGTAAAAGCATATGACGAAGGCAAAGAACACGCCGATCTCTGGGAAAATGCACATACTGTAGCAGCAGGCATTCGTGTACCTGTTGCCGTTGGTGATTTTCTAATCTTGCGGGCAGTGCGAGAAAGCCAAGGGTTCGCCACTGCCGTGGATGATGCGCAAATCACCGCAGCATTAGACGAAGTCTCCCGCCAGGAAGGCTTCCTCATGTGCCCGGAAGGGGCCGCAACTTATGCAGCGTATAAGCAGGAACTCATATCAGGACGTATCAGCCCCGATGAAAGCGCTGTTTTATTTAATTGTGCATCTGGTTTGAAATACGAACTCCCCCCCGCTGATCAGTCAATCGATATCACTCAGCCGATTGACTTCTCTCTTTTTACCTGA